Proteins from a single region of Haloplanus sp. GDY1:
- a CDS encoding beta-ketoacyl-ACP reductase: MSETTQRLEPLDPRPLAGRTCVVTGGSRGIGRSIAFELARCGGEVAVNYRSSDAEARAVVDRIEESGETAMAAQGDVSDPTQVGRMAEEVHDELGSVDVLVNNAGITIDRKFEEMTHEDWQQVIDVNLGGTFNCTKAFFEDIRSAEHGRLINISSVVGQQGNYGQANYATSKGGLFAFTRTLALELAGDGSTANCVAPGFVKTDMLEKVPERVQERIRSKIPLDRFAEPEDIVGMVRFLASDHASYMTGQVLGVNGGLEW, translated from the coding sequence ATGTCCGAAACGACTCAACGGCTGGAACCGCTGGACCCCCGACCCCTGGCGGGTCGAACCTGCGTCGTCACCGGTGGCTCCCGGGGCATCGGTCGGTCGATCGCCTTCGAACTCGCGCGCTGTGGGGGCGAAGTCGCCGTGAACTACCGCAGTTCCGACGCCGAGGCCCGCGCGGTCGTGGATCGGATCGAGGAGTCGGGCGAGACGGCGATGGCCGCCCAGGGGGACGTCTCCGACCCCACGCAGGTCGGGCGGATGGCCGAGGAGGTCCACGACGAACTCGGATCGGTCGACGTCCTCGTCAACAACGCCGGCATCACCATCGACCGGAAGTTCGAGGAGATGACCCACGAGGACTGGCAGCAGGTGATCGACGTCAACCTCGGCGGGACGTTCAACTGCACGAAGGCCTTCTTCGAGGACATCCGGTCGGCGGAGCACGGCCGCCTCATCAACATCTCGAGCGTGGTCGGCCAGCAGGGGAACTACGGCCAGGCGAACTACGCCACCTCCAAGGGCGGGCTGTTCGCCTTCACGCGGACTCTGGCGCTCGAACTCGCCGGCGACGGGTCGACGGCCAACTGCGTCGCCCCCGGGTTCGTCAAGACGGACATGCTGGAGAAGGTCCCCGAACGCGTCCAGGAGCGGATCAGATCGAAGATCCCCCTCGACCGGTTCGCCGAACCGGAGGACATCGTTGGCATGGTCCGCTTTCTGGCCAGCGATCACGCGAGCTACATGACGGGCCAGGTGCTCGGCGTCAACGGCGGCCTGGAGTGGTGA
- a CDS encoding YIP1 family protein, with amino-acid sequence MTTWVENPRGGRDRGPRGVARAWVEVVVRPRRFFSHGVAPGDQAPGLVFAVVTAVAYALGLALLDPARFPATGALRAAVVVLLVALLVAPAVLHLLAALQTLALMATVRDRAGVSETVQVIAYATAPAPLAAVPVLELRVAACLYGAALLVVGLAVVHDTTVGRATLAGALPAALLFGYGFGGFGALAALLRAWYII; translated from the coding sequence GTGACGACGTGGGTCGAGAACCCCCGCGGTGGGCGGGACCGCGGGCCGCGCGGCGTCGCCCGCGCGTGGGTCGAGGTGGTGGTGCGCCCCCGGCGCTTTTTCAGTCACGGGGTCGCGCCCGGCGATCAGGCGCCGGGCCTCGTCTTCGCCGTCGTGACGGCCGTGGCCTACGCCCTCGGCCTCGCCCTTCTCGACCCGGCGCGGTTCCCCGCGACCGGCGCGCTCCGGGCCGCCGTGGTCGTCCTCCTCGTGGCCCTCCTGGTCGCACCCGCCGTCCTCCACCTGCTCGCGGCGCTCCAGACGCTCGCGCTGATGGCGACGGTCCGCGACCGGGCGGGCGTGAGCGAGACGGTACAGGTCATCGCCTACGCGACGGCGCCCGCGCCGCTCGCGGCGGTTCCGGTCCTCGAACTCCGGGTTGCCGCCTGTCTCTACGGGGCCGCGCTGCTGGTCGTCGGCCTCGCGGTCGTTCACGACACGACGGTGGGGCGGGCGACCCTCGCGGGGGCGCTCCCGGCCGCGCTCCTCTTCGGGTACGGCTTCGGCGGCTTCGGCGCCCTCGCCGCCCTGCTGCGGGCCTGGTACATCATCTAA
- a CDS encoding NADPH-dependent FMN reductase, protein MVTVAAIPGSLRERSYTRLALARALDAAEAVGAEAEMLDLRTFDLPPLNPDVDDRGDADAFARRVRGADAVLLGTPTYHGSYSGVLKNALDHCGFDEFEGKTVGLLGVAGGAFPITALEHLRSVCRALDAWVLPHQAAVPNASAAFEDGALVDERLETRVATLGRRVVEYAAIEPDPATFESDQNVGG, encoded by the coding sequence ATGGTCACCGTCGCCGCGATTCCCGGCAGCCTCCGGGAGCGAAGTTACACGCGCCTGGCGCTCGCCCGCGCCCTCGACGCCGCCGAGGCGGTCGGCGCCGAGGCCGAGATGCTCGACCTCCGGACCTTCGACCTGCCGCCCCTGAACCCCGACGTCGACGACCGGGGCGACGCCGACGCCTTCGCCCGCCGGGTTCGCGGGGCCGACGCCGTGTTGCTCGGCACGCCCACGTACCACGGCTCTTACTCCGGCGTGCTGAAAAACGCCCTCGATCACTGCGGGTTCGACGAGTTCGAGGGCAAGACGGTCGGTCTGCTCGGCGTCGCGGGCGGGGCCTTCCCCATCACCGCGCTCGAACACCTCCGTTCCGTCTGTCGCGCCCTCGACGCGTGGGTCCTCCCCCATCAGGCGGCCGTCCCCAACGCGTCGGCGGCGTTCGAGGACGGCGCCCTCGTCGACGAGCGTCTCGAGACGCGCGTCGCCACGCTCGGCCGCCGCGTCGTCGAGTACGCCGCCATCGAACCCGACCCGGCGACCTTCGAGAGCGACCAGAACGTGGGGGGTTGA
- a CDS encoding DUF7124 domain-containing protein: MTDRIDLDDVDTEEEGSAEEPNRGDWFWRGEGDPDEEPAGGFATADTPRADEADGPAATPRVPRQGDDRPVGIPVEGGGAGSSPAGDREAAEGGVPDDEPRATTGAAPHGDDADDMTMALTYRAAKRLAHPAAAFADAGRWADWVGIVGRVETPVINRFQRDHGVDADFFSGTGTGPGERLSEVGPRSMFYADRMVVVGVAGEDERVAAEADWEFVPLAEAAEKAGWDLDGE, from the coding sequence ATGACCGACCGCATCGACCTAGACGACGTCGACACGGAGGAGGAGGGATCGGCCGAGGAGCCGAACCGCGGGGACTGGTTCTGGCGGGGGGAGGGCGACCCCGACGAGGAACCGGCCGGCGGGTTCGCGACGGCGGACACGCCGCGGGCGGACGAGGCCGACGGCCCCGCGGCGACGCCGCGGGTGCCCCGACAGGGTGACGACAGACCCGTCGGCATCCCCGTCGAGGGCGGCGGCGCCGGGAGTTCGCCGGCCGGGGACCGCGAGGCCGCCGAGGGGGGCGTGCCGGACGACGAACCCCGGGCGACGACGGGCGCGGCCCCGCACGGCGACGACGCCGACGACATGACGATGGCGCTGACCTACCGGGCGGCGAAGCGACTCGCGCACCCGGCCGCGGCCTTCGCGGACGCGGGGCGGTGGGCGGACTGGGTCGGCATCGTGGGCCGGGTGGAGACGCCGGTCATCAACCGCTTCCAGCGCGACCACGGCGTGGACGCCGACTTCTTCAGCGGCACCGGCACCGGGCCGGGCGAGCGCCTCTCCGAGGTCGGCCCCCGGTCGATGTTCTACGCCGACCGGATGGTGGTGGTCGGCGTCGCCGGCGAGGACGAACGCGTCGCCGCCGAGGCCGACTGGGAGTTCGTCCCGCTGGCGGAGGCGGCCGAGAAGGCCGGCTGGGACCTCGACGGGGAGTAA